A genomic region of Podarcis raffonei isolate rPodRaf1 chromosome 13, rPodRaf1.pri, whole genome shotgun sequence contains the following coding sequences:
- the LOC128398704 gene encoding olfactory receptor 14A16-like, producing the protein MNAKIANESSVSEFLLLEFSAVRELQILHFSLFLVLYMVIVFGNLLIISAIAFDHHLHTPMYFFLMNLAIQDLGAVSVTIPKSMANSLMNIRHISYAGCIAQVLSFSFFSSSDVSLLTVMAYDRYVAICHPLQYEMVMNRAACKQMVAGVWVSGFLNAAMHTSATFVTPFCSNIVNQFFCEIPQLLTLACSNIYLMGIGAIVVSVILMSGCFVFIVVTYVHIFTVVLKVPSVEGRKKAFSTCIPHLVVFSIFCFTGSFAYLRPPSKIPSNGDFATTVMYTIVPPMFNPIIYSMRNKEIKNAVSKLLGVKHSSINIFSRLILKRLHFSL; encoded by the coding sequence ATGAATGCAAAGATAGCCAATGAATCCTCTGTCTCTGAATTTCTACTCCTGGAGTTTTCAGCTGTACGGGAACTGCAGATTCTACACTTCTCTCTGTTCCTGGTATTGTACATGGTAATTGTATTTGGGAATCTTCTCATCATCTCTGCCATAGCTTTTGACCACCATCTTCACACTCCCATGTACTTCTTTCTGATGAACTTGGCCATACAGGACCTAGGGGCTGTTTCTGTCACCATCCCTAAATCGATGGCCAATTCCCTCATGAATATCAGACACATATCTTACGCTGGATGTATTGCTCAAgttctttcattttcctttttctcaTCATCTGATGTTTCCCTTCTTACAGTCATGGCATACGATCGCTATGTTGCCATTTGCCATCCATTACAATATGAAATGGTGATGAACAGGGCAGCCTGCAAACAAATGGTTGCTGGTGTGTGGGTCTCTGGCTTTCTCAATGCAGCCATGCACACTAGTGCAACGTTTGTGACTCCTTTCTGCTCAAACATTGTCAATCAGTTCTTCTGTGAGATTCCACAGTTACTTACACTTGCCTGCTCTAACATATACCTAATGGGAATTGGAGCTATAGTAGTGAGTGTAATACTTATGTCTGGATGTTTTGTCTTCATTGTTGTCACTTATGTACACATCTTTACTGTGGTTCTGAAAGTCCCTTCTGTTGAGGGAAGGAAAAAGGCCTTCTCCACTTGCATACCTCACCTGGTTGTCTTCTCCATATTTTGTTTCACAGGATCTTTTGCTTACCTTAGGCCTCCCTCAAAAATTCCATCTAATGGGGACTTTGCAACAACTGTGATGTATACCATTGTACCACCCATGTTCAATCCAATAATTTACAGCATGAGAAATAAGGAGATTAAAAATGCTGTATCAAAGCTCTTGGGTGTGAAGCACTCTTCTATTAATATCTTTTCCAGACTTATACTGAAACGGTTACACTTCTCTCTGTAG
- the LOC128398705 gene encoding olfactory receptor 14A16-like, translating into MKEKISNESSVSEFLLLEFSAIRELQILHISLFLALYLATVFGNLLIISAVAFDHHLHTPMYFFLMNLAIQDLGAVSVTIPKSIVNSFMNTRHISYRGCVAQVLLFVFFFSSDFSLLTVMAYDRYVAICNPLQYEMLMNRAACKQMVAGVWVAGILNAVMHTSGTFATPFCSNIVNQFFCEIPQLLTLACSNFYLMEIGAIVVSIIVVSGCFVFIVVTYVHIFTVVLKIPSVEGRKKAFSTCIPHLVVFSVFCFTACFAYLRPPSKTPSDGDFALTVMYSLVPPMFNPIIYSMRNKEIKNALSKWLGLRKSPLDIFSRLVLKRCN; encoded by the coding sequence ATGAAGGAGAAAATAAGTAATGAATCCTCTGTCTCTGAATTTCTGCTTCTGGAGTTCTCAGCAATACGAGAACTGCAGATTCTACACATCTCTCTGTTCCTGGCATTGTATCTGGCAACTGTATTTGGGAATCTTCTCATCATCTCTGCTGTAGCTTTTGACCACCACCTTCACACTCCCATGTACTTCTTTCTGATGAACTTGGCCATCCAGGACCTAGGGGCTGTTTCAGTCACCATCCCCAAATCCATCGTGAATTCTTTCATGAATACCAGACACATTTCTTACAGAGGATGTGTTGCTCaagttcttttatttgttttctttttttcatctgaTTTTTCCCTTCTTACAGTCATGGCATACGATCGCTATGTTGCCATTTGCAATCCATTACAATATGAAATGTTGATGAACAGGGCAGCCTGCAAACAAATGGTTGCTGGTGTGTGGGTTGCTGGAATTCTTAATGCAGTCATGCACACGAGTGGAACTTTTGCAACCCCTTTCTGCTCCAACATTGTCAATCAGTTCTTTTGTGAGATCCCACAGTTACTTACACTTGCCTGCTCAAACTTCTACCTAATGGAAATTGGAGCTATAGTGGTGAGTATAATAGTTGTGTCTGGATGTTTTGTCTTCATTGTTGTCACTTATGTGCACATCTTTACTGTAGTTCTAAAAATCCCTTCTGTTGAGGGAAGGAAAAAGGCCTTCTCCACTTGCATACCTCACCTTGTTGTCTTCTCTGTATTTTGTTTCACTGCATGTTTTGCTTACCTTAGGCCTCCCTCTAAGACTCCATCTGATGGGGACTTTGCATTAACTGTGATGTATAGTCTTGTTCCACCCATGTTCAATCCAATAATCTACAGCATGAGGAATAAGGAGATCAAAAATGCATTATCAAAATGGTTGGGTTTGAGGAAATCTCCTCTGGATATATTTTCCAGGCTTGTTCTGAAAAGGTGTAATTAA